One window of Hymenobacter sp. BRD128 genomic DNA carries:
- a CDS encoding two-component regulator propeller domain-containing protein translates to MLPRLSSACGLLRGSILVLLLLLQGLRGAGLQARPRPHYALEGHEPPVALLHTGKATFVVTAHGVWQLEGKAFVRKYQSTAQVQCAAAADTVLWLGTRQGVVALGARRFNARPLALPTAAPAGNITALFLDKQGALWVGADGQGVFHQNPDGSLRQELLTPSINDGAVTNDSSIWIATNIGLSRKHGPTWTRYNEEGVANQEIPDNIVNKLLPDNAGNLWVLMSDAISVFERVGHSESQGELPTVKFLGQPGNDVLGVVYLRGEGHLFATSQGLLLLPAAPAISFAPATGTDQIVAKQLLQPVATPAGRPVLAQLDAQQNLWLVSADAVRVLAPKEVHQLLHAPTPTL, encoded by the coding sequence ATGCTTCCCCGACTATCCTCTGCTTGCGGCTTATTGCGGGGCTCCATTTTAGTGCTGCTGTTGCTGCTGCAAGGACTACGCGGCGCCGGCCTGCAAGCCCGCCCCCGGCCCCACTATGCCCTCGAAGGCCACGAGCCGCCGGTGGCCCTGCTGCACACGGGCAAAGCAACCTTCGTAGTAACTGCTCACGGCGTGTGGCAGCTTGAAGGAAAAGCATTTGTGCGCAAATACCAGAGTACTGCCCAGGTGCAGTGTGCCGCGGCCGCCGACACGGTGCTCTGGCTGGGCACCCGGCAAGGAGTGGTGGCACTGGGGGCCCGGCGCTTCAACGCCCGCCCGCTGGCGTTGCCCACGGCTGCGCCGGCCGGCAATATCACGGCGCTGTTTCTTGATAAGCAAGGGGCGCTCTGGGTGGGCGCCGACGGCCAGGGCGTGTTTCACCAAAACCCCGATGGCAGCTTAAGGCAGGAACTACTCACCCCGTCGATTAACGACGGGGCCGTAACAAACGATAGCTCAATCTGGATAGCTACTAACATCGGCCTGAGCCGTAAGCACGGCCCAACCTGGACACGCTACAATGAGGAAGGGGTGGCCAACCAAGAAATTCCCGACAATATCGTCAACAAGCTGCTGCCCGATAATGCGGGTAATCTCTGGGTACTTATGTCGGACGCTATTTCTGTATTTGAAAGGGTAGGGCATTCTGAGAGCCAGGGAGAACTGCCCACCGTAAAATTTCTGGGCCAGCCCGGCAACGATGTTCTCGGCGTAGTGTACTTGCGAGGCGAAGGACACCTTTTTGCCACTTCCCAGGGCCTGCTGCTGCTGCCCGCGGCCCCGGCTATCAGCTTTGCGCCAGCCACCGGCACCGACCAGATTGTTGCCAAGCAGCTACTACAGCCCGTCGCTACCCCGGCCGGCCGGCCCGTACTCGCACAACTCGATGCCCAGCAGAACCTCTGGCTCGTGAGTGCCGACGCCGTGCGCGTGCTCGCGCCGAAAGAAGTGCACCAGCTGCTACACGCACCAACTCCCACCCTCTAA
- a CDS encoding leucine-rich repeat-containing protein kinase family protein produces MHTLAQLRAGELAGTRRLDLAAGLTEFPEEIFTLADSLEVLNLSGNQLTALPPDLARLHRLQVVFCSDNRFTSLPAVLGQCPRLTMVGFKANKIRAVPAAALPPRLRWLILTDNALESLPPEIGRCADLQKLMLAGNQLRRLPAELAHCTRLELLRIAANQLTELPVWLLTLPRLSWLAYAGNPFDAGAEAGVVARHPIGRIDWSELTIEQPLGEGASGVIYRASWQPASQPAKEVAVKIFKGAVTSDGLPHSEMAACISAGRHPNLIAVQGKISEHPAGAEGLVLDLIDPAYGNLAGPPSLASCTRDVYAPGTSFTLAAAVRLAHGIASAAAHVHAQGILHGDLYAHNILAAPSGDALLGDFGAASFFDVASPEASLLQRLEARAFGCLLEELVAHCPAGNAVGRLALADLQRRCMQPRLAERPLFSEIERQLASLLAQV; encoded by the coding sequence ATGCACACCCTAGCCCAACTACGCGCCGGCGAGCTAGCCGGCACGCGCCGCCTCGACCTGGCCGCCGGCCTCACCGAGTTTCCCGAAGAGATATTTACTCTGGCCGACTCGCTCGAAGTCCTCAACTTATCAGGTAATCAGCTCACTGCCTTGCCGCCCGACCTGGCCCGGCTGCATCGGCTGCAGGTTGTTTTTTGCTCCGATAATCGATTTACCAGCCTGCCGGCGGTGCTGGGCCAGTGCCCACGGCTCACGATGGTGGGCTTCAAGGCCAATAAAATTCGTGCCGTGCCGGCCGCCGCGCTGCCGCCGCGCCTGCGCTGGCTCATCCTCACCGACAATGCGCTGGAAAGCCTGCCGCCCGAAATAGGCCGGTGCGCCGACCTGCAAAAGCTGATGCTGGCGGGTAATCAGCTGCGCCGCTTGCCCGCCGAGCTAGCCCACTGCACCCGACTGGAGCTGCTGCGCATTGCGGCCAACCAGCTCACCGAACTACCCGTGTGGCTGCTGACTCTACCGCGCCTGAGCTGGCTGGCCTACGCAGGTAACCCATTCGATGCCGGGGCCGAAGCGGGCGTAGTGGCCCGGCATCCGATTGGCCGTATTGATTGGTCCGAGCTGACTATTGAGCAGCCGCTGGGTGAGGGCGCCTCGGGCGTCATTTACCGGGCTAGCTGGCAGCCCGCCAGCCAGCCAGCGAAGGAAGTGGCCGTGAAGATATTTAAGGGCGCCGTGACGAGCGACGGCCTGCCGCACAGCGAGATGGCCGCCTGCATCAGCGCCGGCCGGCATCCCAATTTGATTGCTGTGCAAGGTAAAATCAGCGAGCACCCAGCCGGGGCCGAAGGGCTGGTGCTCGACCTTATCGACCCGGCGTATGGCAACCTGGCCGGGCCGCCCAGCCTGGCGTCGTGCACCCGCGATGTGTACGCGCCCGGCACCAGCTTCACGCTGGCCGCCGCCGTGCGGCTAGCCCACGGCATTGCCTCGGCGGCGGCGCACGTGCACGCGCAGGGTATTTTGCACGGCGACCTGTACGCGCACAATATTCTGGCGGCGCCCAGCGGCGATGCGCTGCTGGGCGATTTTGGCGCGGCGAGCTTTTTTGACGTGGCCTCGCCCGAAGCCTCGCTTTTGCAGCGGCTCGAAGCACGCGCCTTTGGCTGCCTGCTCGAAGAATTGGTGGCTCATTGCCCGGCTGGCAATGCGGTGGGCCGGCTAGCCTTAGCCGACTTACAGCGACGCTGTATGCAGCCCAGGCTAGCTGAGCGGCCCTTATTTAGCGAAATTGAAAGGCAACTGGCTAGCCTGCTGGCGCAGGTTTAG
- a CDS encoding PLP-dependent aspartate aminotransferase family protein, protein MDLTPIHPKVTPIYQTSVFKFSSLAELEEYYTAPDHGGRYGYSRSEHPNSDELVAEVARLEGASGGGVATGAGLAGLLAAVLAVCQAGDHVLCPAELYGGSVVLLSHELSRLGIETSYVPLADLYDVASHRRPTTKLVLAEVLSNPLLTVLDGPRLAQACQEQGILLLIDSSFTSPMLTQPLSWGADMVWHSATKYLAGHSDVTAGVVVARDPAIGKKLRRLATNLGLMLAPLDSWLAVRGLKTLRLRMRQHSENAMTLARFLADNPAVAQVFYPGLESHPGHDLAAHQLLGGLYGGMLSIRLADDSAAAVDAFIQKTKLFPLAPSLAGVSSSCSYPAATSHRGLTPAQRAQLGITPGVLRLSVGIEEVADLLVDLEHALGQG, encoded by the coding sequence ATGGACCTGACCCCGATTCACCCGAAAGTTACCCCGATTTATCAGACCTCGGTCTTTAAATTCAGCTCGCTGGCCGAGCTGGAAGAATACTACACCGCGCCCGACCACGGCGGGCGCTACGGCTACTCGCGCTCTGAGCACCCCAATTCCGACGAGCTGGTGGCCGAGGTAGCGCGGCTCGAAGGGGCTAGCGGCGGGGGCGTGGCCACCGGCGCGGGGCTAGCCGGGCTATTGGCGGCCGTGCTGGCCGTGTGCCAGGCCGGCGACCACGTGCTGTGCCCCGCCGAACTCTATGGGGGCTCAGTGGTGCTGCTCTCCCATGAGCTGAGCCGCCTGGGTATCGAAACGAGCTACGTGCCGCTGGCCGACCTCTACGACGTAGCTAGCCACCGCCGCCCCACCACCAAGCTGGTGCTGGCCGAGGTACTCAGCAACCCGCTGCTGACAGTGCTCGATGGCCCCCGCCTGGCGCAGGCGTGCCAAGAGCAGGGTATTTTATTGCTGATTGACAGCTCGTTTACGTCGCCTATGCTGACCCAGCCATTAAGCTGGGGCGCCGATATGGTGTGGCACTCGGCTACCAAGTACCTGGCCGGCCACTCCGACGTGACGGCCGGCGTGGTGGTAGCCCGCGACCCGGCCATTGGCAAAAAACTGCGCCGCCTGGCTACCAACCTCGGCCTGATGCTGGCCCCGCTCGACAGCTGGCTAGCCGTGCGCGGCCTCAAAACCCTGCGCCTGCGCATGCGCCAGCACTCCGAAAACGCTATGACGCTGGCGCGCTTCCTGGCCGATAACCCGGCCGTGGCGCAGGTATTCTACCCTGGCCTCGAAAGCCACCCCGGCCACGACCTGGCGGCGCACCAGCTGCTGGGCGGCCTGTATGGCGGCATGCTGAGCATTCGGCTGGCCGACGATTCGGCCGCGGCCGTCGATGCGTTTATTCAAAAGACCAAGCTCTTTCCGTTAGCCCCGTCGCTGGCGGGCGTGTCGTCGTCGTGCTCGTACCCGGCCGCTACCTCGCACCGGGGGCTCACGCCGGCGCAGCGTGCGCAGCTCGGCATCACGCCCGGGGTATTGCGCCTGAGCGTGGGCATCGAGGAAGTGGCCGACCTGCTCGTGGACTTGGAACACGCGCTGGGGCAGGGCTAG
- a CDS encoding AI-2E family transporter, which translates to MSHSTETNIYSPRQRFVLLIITLIVLALLALFGLLQYLTAFLGAGILYVVLRPWFTALVHKRHWNRTLVTVLLLLFATVVLVIPFFALSSLLIDRVTELAKHPDQILAAVQSVERKVGMQVTQENQVRQLLQQGAARVSQWLPTLASSVLNVIVIVGLMLFTMYYLFMQEEAFLAGLHRYLPFREKTMAELSESLKNNVNANVLGQGLVALVQGLLTGATLAIFGVPDSLFWTVIAFFMAFIPVLGTPLVWGPAAIYQFAQGHTNQGIGILLVGVIVIINIDNLLRIWLGKYMGNIHPWVTLVGLTLGVEIFGIVGLVIGPLLLSYFVVLMQVFARENLAMQHLMPDTLTAKAERVVEAENKERSDDSEIRRTQ; encoded by the coding sequence ATGTCGCATTCTACCGAAACCAATATTTACTCGCCGCGCCAGCGATTTGTGCTGCTGATTATCACCTTAATTGTGCTGGCGCTGCTGGCCTTGTTTGGGCTGTTGCAATACCTGACGGCTTTTCTAGGCGCTGGTATCTTATATGTAGTGCTGCGGCCGTGGTTTACGGCCCTGGTGCACAAGCGCCACTGGAACCGCACTTTGGTAACGGTGCTGCTGCTACTGTTTGCCACGGTGGTGCTGGTGATTCCCTTTTTCGCGCTTTCCTCGCTGCTCATCGACCGCGTGACGGAGCTGGCCAAGCACCCCGACCAGATTTTGGCGGCGGTGCAGAGCGTTGAGCGCAAAGTAGGCATGCAGGTGACCCAGGAAAACCAGGTGCGGCAGCTGTTGCAGCAGGGAGCCGCCCGCGTCAGCCAGTGGCTGCCGACCCTAGCCAGCAGCGTGCTCAACGTAATCGTGATAGTGGGCCTGATGCTCTTCACCATGTACTATCTTTTTATGCAGGAAGAGGCTTTTCTGGCGGGGCTGCACCGCTACCTGCCTTTCCGCGAAAAAACGATGGCCGAGCTGAGCGAGTCGCTCAAAAACAACGTGAACGCCAATGTGCTGGGGCAGGGGCTAGTTGCGCTGGTGCAGGGGCTACTCACGGGCGCTACGCTCGCCATTTTTGGCGTGCCCGATTCGCTGTTCTGGACGGTAATAGCCTTTTTTATGGCCTTTATTCCGGTGCTGGGCACGCCGCTGGTGTGGGGTCCGGCGGCCATTTATCAGTTTGCGCAGGGGCATACCAACCAAGGGATTGGGATTTTGCTGGTGGGCGTCATCGTCATTATTAATATCGACAACCTGCTGCGCATCTGGCTGGGCAAGTACATGGGCAATATCCACCCCTGGGTTACGCTGGTGGGTCTCACGCTGGGCGTCGAGATTTTCGGTATTGTGGGGCTGGTAATCGGGCCGCTGTTGCTTTCTTATTTCGTAGTGCTGATGCAGGTCTTTGCCCGCGAAAACCTGGCAATGCAACACCTCATGCCCGATACGCTCACGGCTAAAGCCGAACGCGTGGTAGAAGCCGAGAACAAGGAAAGAAGCGACGACAGCGAAATTCGGCGCACGCAGTAG
- the atpC gene encoding ATP synthase F1 subunit epsilon: MHLEIITPDRKVYEGEATSVRFPGTDGSFEVLNNHAPLIAALKAGDVTVTGAGGGTFHISGGIVEVLRNNVIVLAESASA, translated from the coding sequence ATGCACTTAGAAATCATCACCCCCGACCGGAAAGTATATGAGGGCGAAGCCACATCGGTGCGGTTTCCGGGCACCGATGGCTCATTTGAAGTGCTCAACAACCACGCCCCGCTGATTGCCGCCCTCAAGGCCGGCGACGTGACAGTGACGGGCGCGGGCGGCGGCACGTTTCACATTAGCGGCGGCATCGTAGAAGTGCTGCGCAACAACGTGATAGTGCTCGCTGAGTCGGCTTCGGCGTAG
- the atpD gene encoding F0F1 ATP synthase subunit beta codes for MANSGKITQVIGPVVDVSFAGEGDLPNIFDALEVTKDNGQVVMLECQQHLGEDRVRTIAMDSTEGLTRGAAVRSLGHAITMPTGDGVKGRLFNVIGQAIDGIPQPVSTGGLPIHRNAPAFEELATSSEVFFTGIKVIDLLAPYVKGGKIGLFGGAGVGKTVLIQELINNVAKAYSGLSVFAGVGERTREGNDLLREFIEANIIRYGDAFKHSMEEGGWDLSKVDMAEMEKSQATLVFGQMNEPPGARARVALSGLTIAESFRDGDGTGAGRDILFFIDNIFRFTQAGSEVSALLGRMPSAVGYQPTLATEMGAMQERITSTKRGSITSVQAVYVPADDLTDPAPANTFAHLDATTVLSRKIAELGIYPAVDPLDSTSRILDATILGDEHYNTAQRVKEILQRYKELQDIIAILGMDELSEEDKQTVNRARRVQRFLSQPFFVAEQFTGLQGVLVDIKDTIKGFNEIIDGKYDHLPESAFNLVGNIEDAVAKGERLMAEAK; via the coding sequence ATGGCGAATTCGGGCAAAATCACCCAGGTTATCGGCCCCGTGGTGGACGTGAGCTTCGCGGGCGAAGGCGACCTCCCCAACATCTTCGATGCGCTGGAAGTAACCAAAGACAACGGCCAGGTGGTAATGCTGGAGTGCCAGCAGCACCTGGGCGAAGACCGGGTGCGCACCATCGCCATGGACTCGACCGAAGGCCTGACCCGTGGCGCCGCCGTGCGCAGCCTGGGCCACGCCATCACCATGCCCACCGGCGACGGCGTGAAAGGCCGCCTGTTTAACGTTATTGGCCAGGCTATTGACGGTATTCCACAGCCGGTGAGCACCGGCGGCCTGCCCATTCACCGCAATGCCCCGGCGTTTGAGGAGCTAGCTACCTCGTCGGAGGTATTCTTCACCGGCATCAAAGTAATCGACCTGCTGGCTCCTTATGTAAAGGGTGGCAAGATTGGTCTGTTTGGCGGGGCCGGCGTAGGCAAAACCGTTCTGATTCAAGAGCTTATCAACAACGTGGCCAAGGCCTACTCGGGCCTGTCGGTATTTGCCGGCGTGGGCGAGCGGACCCGCGAGGGCAACGACCTGCTGCGCGAATTCATCGAGGCCAACATTATCCGCTACGGCGATGCCTTTAAGCACTCGATGGAAGAGGGCGGCTGGGACCTGAGCAAAGTGGACATGGCCGAGATGGAAAAATCGCAGGCGACCCTCGTGTTCGGCCAGATGAATGAGCCTCCCGGAGCTCGTGCTCGCGTGGCTTTGTCGGGGCTGACCATTGCCGAGAGCTTCCGCGATGGCGACGGCACTGGCGCCGGCCGCGACATCCTGTTCTTTATCGACAATATCTTCCGCTTCACGCAGGCGGGTTCGGAGGTGTCGGCTCTGCTGGGCCGTATGCCGTCGGCCGTAGGCTATCAGCCGACCCTAGCCACCGAAATGGGGGCCATGCAGGAGCGCATTACTTCGACCAAGCGCGGCTCGATTACCTCGGTGCAGGCCGTGTACGTGCCGGCCGATGACTTGACCGACCCGGCCCCGGCCAACACCTTTGCGCACCTGGACGCCACGACGGTATTGAGCCGCAAGATTGCCGAGCTCGGCATCTACCCGGCCGTGGACCCGCTCGATTCGACCTCGCGCATTCTGGACGCTACTATTCTCGGCGACGAGCACTACAACACCGCCCAGCGCGTGAAGGAGATTTTGCAGCGCTACAAAGAGCTGCAAGACATCATCGCCATCCTGGGGATGGACGAGCTTTCGGAAGAAGACAAGCAGACCGTGAACCGCGCCCGCCGCGTGCAGCGCTTCCTGTCGCAGCCGTTCTTCGTGGCCGAGCAGTTTACCGGCCTGCAAGGCGTGCTGGTTGATATTAAGGATACCATTAAGGGCTTCAACGAAATCATCGACGGCAAGTACGACCACCTGCCCGAGTCGGCCTTCAACCTGGTGGGCAACATCGAGGATGCCGTAGCCAAGGGCGAGCGCCTGATGGCTGAGGCCAAGTAA
- a CDS encoding ribose-phosphate pyrophosphokinase, which translates to MDPHVKLFAGSASQELGRKIAEAYGQPLGDLTLQRFADDELSPSFDESVRGCEVFLIQSTFPPSEHLMELMLMVDACKRASAHKVNIVMPYMGYARQDRKDKPRVSIGAKVVANIIQSVGTDRLMTCDLHAGQIQGFFDIPVDHLDGATVTAPYIKSLGLKNLIFASPDVGGVVRTRAFAKKFGAEIVVCDKMRLRANEIASMQVIGDVKGMDVVFVDDMVDTAGTICKAADLVMERGANSVRAVITHPLLSGPAHDRIRASQLTELITTDTIPQRQPNDKIRVISMAPLFAAAIRNVVTHESISSLFS; encoded by the coding sequence ATGGACCCGCACGTTAAACTATTCGCCGGCAGCGCCTCGCAGGAGCTGGGCCGCAAAATCGCCGAAGCCTACGGCCAGCCCCTGGGCGACCTTACTCTCCAACGCTTTGCCGACGATGAGCTCAGCCCAAGCTTCGACGAAAGCGTGCGCGGCTGCGAGGTTTTCCTTATCCAGAGTACTTTTCCCCCTAGCGAGCACCTCATGGAGCTTATGCTGATGGTAGATGCTTGCAAGCGCGCCTCGGCTCACAAAGTCAATATCGTAATGCCCTACATGGGTTACGCCCGCCAGGACCGCAAGGACAAGCCCCGCGTGAGCATCGGGGCCAAGGTGGTGGCCAACATCATTCAGAGCGTGGGTACCGACCGCCTCATGACCTGCGACCTGCACGCGGGCCAGATTCAGGGCTTTTTCGATATTCCGGTCGACCATTTGGACGGGGCCACCGTCACGGCGCCTTATATCAAATCGCTAGGGTTGAAAAACCTCATCTTCGCTTCGCCCGACGTGGGCGGCGTGGTGCGCACCCGGGCCTTCGCCAAAAAATTCGGAGCGGAAATTGTCGTCTGCGACAAGATGCGCTTGCGGGCCAACGAAATTGCCTCTATGCAGGTCATCGGCGATGTGAAGGGGATGGACGTAGTTTTTGTGGATGACATGGTAGACACCGCCGGCACCATCTGCAAGGCCGCCGACCTAGTGATGGAGCGCGGCGCCAACTCGGTGCGCGCCGTTATCACGCACCCCTTGCTGAGCGGGCCAGCCCACGACCGCATTCGCGCTTCGCAGCTCACCGAGCTCATTACTACCGACACCATTCCGCAGCGCCAGCCGAACGATAAAATCCGGGTTATTTCGATGGCGCCACTCTTTGCCGCCGCCATCCGCAACGTGGTGACGCACGAGAGCATCAGCTCGCTGTTTAGCTAA
- a CDS encoding 50S ribosomal protein L25/general stress protein Ctc produces MKSLEIVGFKRANLGKTDAKALRLDAQVPCVLYGGKDTVHFSVPAILFRELLYTPEAHIVDLNVEGTTYRAIVQDAQFHPVNEMLLHVDFLELQEGKEVKMDIPVKYVGVSPGVLAGGKLASKLRKLKVKATAENLPDYVEVDISTLELGKSVKVGAVKTNNYTILTSAQAPIATITIPRALKGELAGNK; encoded by the coding sequence ATGAAAAGCCTGGAGATTGTAGGGTTTAAAAGAGCGAATCTCGGCAAGACGGACGCTAAGGCGCTGCGCCTCGATGCCCAAGTACCGTGCGTTCTGTACGGTGGCAAAGACACGGTGCATTTTTCGGTGCCCGCCATCTTGTTCCGCGAGTTGCTGTATACCCCCGAGGCCCACATCGTGGACCTGAACGTGGAAGGCACTACCTACCGCGCCATCGTGCAGGATGCCCAGTTCCACCCCGTGAACGAAATGCTGCTGCACGTTGACTTCCTGGAGCTACAGGAAGGCAAAGAAGTGAAGATGGACATCCCCGTGAAATATGTTGGCGTTTCGCCGGGCGTACTGGCCGGTGGCAAGCTAGCCAGCAAGCTGCGCAAGCTGAAGGTGAAGGCTACGGCCGAAAACCTGCCCGACTACGTGGAAGTTGACATCAGCACCCTGGAGCTCGGCAAGTCGGTGAAAGTAGGCGCGGTGAAAACCAACAACTACACCATCCTGACCAGCGCGCAGGCTCCTATTGCTACCATCACCATCCCGCGCGCGCTGAAAGGCGAGCTGGCCGGCAACAAGTAA
- the pth gene encoding aminoacyl-tRNA hydrolase encodes MAFLILCLGNIGPEYADTRHNIGFMVADYLAKKFEAPRFELGRHAFTTEFKSKGQTYVLVKPTTFMNLSGKAAAHWLSTLKIPAENMLVVTDDLALPFGKLRLKGQGSAGGHNGLKDIQATLGTDVYARLRFGVDANFPKGRQVDYVLNPFSADEQIELPLRIEKASEAVLAFGALGLERAMNVVNIK; translated from the coding sequence GTGGCCTTTTTAATACTTTGCCTGGGCAATATTGGCCCTGAGTACGCCGATACTCGCCATAATATCGGCTTTATGGTGGCCGATTATTTGGCAAAAAAATTTGAGGCGCCGCGCTTTGAATTAGGACGCCACGCTTTTACCACCGAGTTTAAAAGCAAGGGTCAAACCTACGTGCTGGTGAAGCCCACCACGTTTATGAACCTGAGCGGCAAAGCAGCCGCGCACTGGCTTAGCACGCTGAAAATACCGGCCGAGAATATGCTGGTCGTCACCGACGACCTAGCCCTGCCCTTCGGCAAATTGCGGTTGAAAGGCCAAGGCTCGGCCGGTGGCCATAATGGCTTGAAAGATATTCAGGCCACGCTAGGCACTGATGTTTACGCCCGCCTGCGCTTCGGCGTGGATGCTAATTTTCCGAAAGGCCGGCAGGTTGATTATGTCTTAAATCCTTTTTCAGCCGACGAGCAGATTGAGTTGCCGCTACGCATCGAGAAAGCCAGCGAGGCGGTACTGGCTTTCGGCGCGCTAGGGTTAGAGCGGGCTATGAACGTAGTCAACATAAAATAA
- the metG gene encoding methionine--tRNA ligase, producing MTSQPKRYAVTAALPYANGPVHIGHLAGVYLPADIYVRYLRAQNRDVKFICGSDEHGVPITIRAQKEGVTPQQVVDKYHAIIRDSFRDFNVSFDVYSRTSSATHAEVSSEFFKKLYEAGKFIEQTTQQLYDEQAGQFLADRYVVGTCPNCGNENAYGDQCERCGSSLSPTELINPRSMLSGNTPVLRDTKHWFLPLDQYEPWLREWIIEGHKNDWKTNVYGQCKSWIDQGLHPRAVTRDLDWGVPVPVPGAEGKVLYVWFDAPIGYISATKEGFPDEWSTYWQDPDTKLVHFIGKDNIVFHCIIFPVMLKAHGDFILPDNVPANEFLNLEGDKISTSRNWAVWLHEYLADFPGQADVLRYVLCANAPETKDNDFTWKDFQARNNNELVATLGNFVNRAAVLTQKFFDGKVPARDELVEIDEEVFRQLAEFPARVGDLIENYRFRDALAEVMNLARLGNKYLADTQPWHLIKTDAARTGTVLHVALQVAAALVPLLTPFLPESASKLAAMLNFTPGDWASAGRAEQLPAGHQLQEPALLFAKIDDSVVNAQVQKLLDTKQANALAATPVTPAKENVSFDEFGKMDLRVGTIIAAEKIAKTKKLLKLTVDTGLDQRIIVSGIAEAFIPEALIGQQAMVLLNLAPREIKGIQSQGMLLLAENADGSLALMQPGATVRNGSPIL from the coding sequence ATGACTTCACAACCAAAGCGCTACGCCGTAACGGCCGCCCTGCCTTATGCCAATGGCCCGGTGCATATCGGGCACCTGGCCGGGGTATACTTGCCCGCCGATATTTACGTGCGCTACCTGCGTGCCCAAAACCGCGACGTAAAATTTATTTGTGGTTCCGACGAGCACGGCGTGCCCATTACTATTCGGGCTCAGAAGGAAGGTGTTACGCCGCAGCAGGTGGTAGATAAATACCACGCCATAATTCGCGACTCGTTCCGTGATTTCAACGTGTCGTTCGATGTGTATTCGCGCACTTCCTCCGCAACCCACGCCGAGGTATCGAGCGAGTTTTTTAAAAAATTATACGAGGCTGGTAAATTCATTGAGCAGACTACCCAGCAGCTCTACGACGAGCAGGCAGGCCAGTTTCTGGCCGACCGCTACGTGGTAGGCACCTGCCCCAACTGTGGCAACGAGAATGCCTACGGCGACCAGTGCGAGCGCTGCGGCAGCTCGCTCAGCCCAACGGAATTAATTAATCCGCGCTCCATGCTCAGCGGCAACACGCCGGTATTGCGCGATACTAAGCACTGGTTTTTGCCCCTCGACCAGTACGAGCCCTGGCTGCGCGAATGGATAATCGAAGGCCACAAAAACGATTGGAAAACCAACGTCTACGGCCAGTGTAAATCGTGGATTGACCAAGGGCTGCACCCGCGCGCCGTAACCCGCGACCTCGACTGGGGCGTGCCCGTGCCGGTGCCTGGCGCTGAGGGTAAAGTGCTGTATGTCTGGTTTGATGCGCCCATCGGCTACATCTCAGCTACCAAGGAAGGATTTCCGGACGAGTGGTCAACATACTGGCAGGACCCTGACACCAAGCTGGTGCATTTTATTGGTAAGGATAATATCGTTTTTCACTGCATTATTTTTCCGGTAATGCTGAAGGCGCACGGCGATTTTATTCTGCCCGATAACGTGCCCGCTAATGAGTTTCTAAATCTGGAAGGCGACAAAATTAGCACCTCGCGCAACTGGGCGGTGTGGCTGCACGAATACCTAGCCGATTTTCCCGGTCAGGCCGATGTATTGCGCTACGTGCTGTGCGCCAATGCGCCCGAAACCAAAGACAACGATTTCACCTGGAAGGATTTTCAGGCGCGCAATAATAATGAGCTGGTAGCTACGCTCGGTAATTTTGTGAACCGTGCCGCCGTGCTCACCCAGAAGTTTTTTGACGGCAAAGTGCCCGCGCGTGACGAATTGGTAGAAATTGACGAAGAGGTTTTTCGGCAGCTAGCCGAGTTTCCAGCGCGCGTCGGCGACCTTATCGAAAACTACCGCTTCCGCGATGCCCTAGCAGAGGTAATGAACCTGGCACGCCTCGGTAATAAATACCTGGCTGATACGCAGCCCTGGCATCTGATTAAAACCGATGCGGCGCGCACCGGCACCGTATTGCACGTTGCCTTGCAGGTAGCCGCCGCGCTGGTGCCGCTGCTCACGCCGTTCCTGCCCGAGTCGGCCAGCAAGCTAGCTGCCATGTTAAATTTCACGCCCGGCGACTGGGCTAGCGCGGGCCGAGCCGAGCAGCTACCGGCCGGCCACCAATTACAGGAGCCAGCGCTGCTATTTGCGAAAATTGACGACTCGGTGGTGAATGCGCAGGTGCAGAAACTACTCGACACCAAGCAGGCCAATGCCTTAGCCGCTACGCCCGTAACGCCGGCCAAGGAAAACGTCAGTTTCGATGAATTTGGCAAAATGGACTTACGCGTCGGTACGATTATCGCCGCCGAAAAAATCGCTAAAACGAAGAAGCTACTCAAGCTGACTGTCGACACGGGCCTCGACCAGCGCATTATCGTCAGCGGTATTGCGGAAGCATTCATTCCTGAAGCGCTCATTGGCCAGCAGGCGATGGTATTGTTGAACCTGGCGCCCCGTGAGATAAAGGGAATTCAAAGCCAAGGCATGTTGCTATTGGCTGAAAATGCCGACGGCAGCCTGGCGCTGATGCAGCCCGGCGCTACTGTACGCAACGGCAGCCCGATTTTGTAA